A genomic region of Lachnoclostridium edouardi contains the following coding sequences:
- a CDS encoding tripartite tricarboxylate transporter substrate binding protein, whose protein sequence is MRKKLLAAASFMALLITACSGNSGTNSTASQEAKTSDTSAPAESQEAGWAPKEDIEFIVGNSAGGGADLFTRELVSIIDQYDMCSVNITVVNKPGSSHVVGYTYLLDHGDDYHLDVTSASFFTQPVSGNSPFQFEDFSYVAMLCKDPNLVFAAPNAGFSDFDSMIQYAKDNPGAVSVAGSSAYSDDAILCNMLQESCGLELNYVTYESGADVLAAVMGGHVQLGILNPAEVGDNIAAGNVTPIVVSVEKRVNMEGMENVPTFKEAGVDIEHEQPRGFVMSSAASPEAVSYYAELLGKVAKTPEWKEYLEEQCMEEDIYLGADWETQAKDHYVSIYTDYVGRILESTK, encoded by the coding sequence ATGAGAAAAAAACTTTTAGCAGCAGCATCCTTTATGGCGCTTTTAATCACCGCCTGTTCAGGAAACAGCGGGACGAATAGTACGGCTTCTCAGGAAGCAAAAACTTCAGATACTTCTGCGCCGGCAGAAAGTCAGGAGGCCGGTTGGGCGCCAAAGGAGGATATTGAATTTATTGTAGGAAACAGCGCCGGGGGAGGGGCGGACCTTTTTACAAGAGAACTAGTTTCTATTATTGACCAGTACGATATGTGCTCTGTAAATATAACAGTTGTAAATAAACCAGGCTCCTCTCATGTAGTAGGGTACACATATTTGCTGGACCACGGAGATGATTACCATTTAGATGTAACCTCAGCCAGCTTTTTCACACAGCCGGTTTCGGGAAATTCTCCTTTCCAGTTTGAAGATTTTTCTTATGTGGCAATGCTGTGCAAGGACCCGAATCTGGTGTTTGCAGCGCCAAATGCAGGATTTTCCGATTTTGACAGTATGATTCAGTATGCAAAGGACAATCCTGGGGCCGTTTCTGTAGCAGGCTCCAGCGCATATTCAGACGACGCTATTTTATGTAACATGCTTCAGGAAAGCTGCGGTTTAGAGCTGAATTACGTTACATATGAAAGCGGGGCAGACGTGCTGGCGGCAGTTATGGGAGGCCATGTGCAGCTGGGAATCCTTAATCCTGCGGAGGTAGGGGACAACATTGCCGCGGGAAATGTAACGCCTATTGTAGTAAGCGTTGAAAAACGTGTAAATATGGAAGGAATGGAAAATGTGCCTACGTTTAAAGAGGCGGGAGTGGATATTGAGCATGAACAGCCCAGAGGATTTGTAATGTCCAGTGCAGCCAGCCCGGAGGCGGTGTCATATTATGCAGAGCTGTTAGGAAAGGTTGCAAAAACTCCTGAATGGAAGGAATATTTAGAAGAGCAGTGTATGGAGGAGGATATTTATTTGGGAGCTGATTGGGAAACGCAGGCAAAAGATCATTATGTAAGCATCTACACAGATTATGTAGGACGTATTCTGGAAAGTACAAAGTAA
- a CDS encoding tripartite tricarboxylate transporter permease yields the protein MQSLMNLAGGFQGALEPMVLLYCFIGVLSGIIIGALPGLGPSTGIAILLPLTYGMNPTAGIVMLAGIYYGAMYGGSITSILINTPGDSAAVVTAFDGHPMAKNGRPAQALGMAAFASVIGGTIALIGFVFLAPIISTYALVFSSTEYAALYVMGLTAIAGMTGKSVAKAFMACMLGLFVGTIGLDAVNGTQRFVFGITPLYSGIDFIPVAMGLFGVAEMIAVRDEEQQIQLKREDIRFRKLLPSKEDWHFSLPHIFRGSILEFFVGILPGAGATIATFLSYDLARRTGKRKDKFGTGIPEGIAAPESSNNAACIGAMIPMLTLGVPGSGATAVMMGALLMFEMTPGPFLFQKNGEFAWSLCASLYVANIIMLILVIFALPLFIQIIKVKGGVLNSVVMGFILVGAYAMNNSLFDVGIVIFFGGIGYLFKKLEIPAAPMILALVLGNNLEVTFRQGMTLVRGNIFSFISRPITAVILLAAVGLAFGKPIHSVVKKISKK from the coding sequence ATGCAGTCATTAATGAATTTGGCGGGAGGCTTTCAGGGAGCCTTAGAGCCTATGGTGCTTTTATACTGCTTTATAGGTGTGTTAAGCGGGATTATTATTGGGGCTCTGCCAGGTCTGGGGCCGTCTACAGGAATTGCAATTTTGCTTCCCCTAACCTATGGCATGAACCCTACGGCGGGAATTGTAATGCTGGCAGGCATTTACTACGGGGCCATGTACGGCGGATCTATTACCTCAATTTTAATTAATACGCCAGGGGACTCGGCGGCTGTAGTTACTGCATTTGACGGTCATCCCATGGCGAAAAATGGCAGGCCTGCTCAGGCTCTTGGAATGGCGGCCTTTGCCTCAGTAATCGGAGGCACCATAGCCTTAATCGGCTTTGTTTTTCTGGCCCCAATTATTTCTACATATGCTTTAGTGTTCAGCTCTACAGAATATGCTGCTCTTTATGTAATGGGACTTACAGCTATTGCAGGAATGACTGGAAAAAGCGTGGCTAAGGCATTTATGGCCTGTATGCTGGGGCTGTTTGTAGGTACAATCGGGCTGGACGCAGTAAACGGAACTCAAAGATTTGTATTTGGCATCACGCCTTTGTACAGCGGAATTGATTTTATTCCTGTGGCTATGGGACTGTTTGGGGTAGCGGAGATGATAGCTGTGCGTGATGAGGAACAGCAGATTCAGTTAAAAAGAGAGGATATTCGTTTTAGAAAGCTGCTTCCAAGTAAGGAGGACTGGCATTTTAGCCTGCCTCACATTTTCAGAGGCTCTATTTTAGAATTCTTTGTTGGAATTCTCCCGGGAGCCGGGGCGACTATCGCCACATTTTTAAGCTATGATTTGGCAAGGAGAACAGGCAAAAGAAAGGATAAGTTTGGAACCGGTATTCCGGAGGGAATTGCGGCTCCTGAAAGCTCCAACAATGCGGCGTGTATTGGAGCCATGATTCCTATGCTGACTTTGGGAGTGCCTGGCTCCGGGGCAACTGCAGTAATGATGGGAGCGCTTCTTATGTTTGAGATGACGCCGGGGCCGTTTTTGTTTCAGAAAAACGGAGAATTTGCCTGGAGCTTATGTGCCAGTTTATATGTTGCCAATATCATCATGCTGATTCTGGTTATTTTTGCCCTGCCCTTATTTATTCAGATTATAAAGGTAAAGGGAGGAGTTTTAAACTCAGTAGTTATGGGCTTTATATTAGTAGGCGCCTACGCAATGAACAACTCTTTATTTGACGTGGGAATCGTGATTTTCTTCGGAGGCATTGGATATTTATTTAAAAAGCTGGAGATTCCGGCAGCTCCTATGATTTTGGCCCTGGTGCTGGGAAATAATCTGGAGGTAACGTTCCGTCAGGGAATGACTTTAGTAAGAGGAAATATTTTCAGTTTTATCAGCAGGCCGATTACGGCGGTAATCCTTTTGGCGGCTGTAGGTCTGGCATTTGGAAAGCCGATTCACAGTGTTGTTAAAAAAATTAGTAAAAAATAG
- a CDS encoding tripartite tricarboxylate transporter TctB family protein, giving the protein MRTFKWKAREADIILGTVIAVFGGIIIGIIKTQDYTIWGKGGPGQGLFPMIAAGGIICCGISVAAEAIFRSRRSLKEQDQTEIVIKSKELYNFCVVLGIAVLAVLLSEMLGFIPCVTAAMVFYTRLLSREKWTKSVIIGVGMGIVIYCIFVLFLKVHFPKGILGI; this is encoded by the coding sequence ATGAGAACATTTAAATGGAAAGCCAGAGAAGCCGACATAATTCTGGGAACAGTGATCGCTGTTTTTGGGGGTATTATTATTGGAATCATTAAAACCCAGGATTATACCATTTGGGGAAAAGGCGGACCGGGTCAGGGGCTGTTTCCTATGATTGCGGCAGGGGGAATTATTTGCTGCGGAATCAGTGTGGCTGCAGAAGCTATTTTTAGAAGCAGAAGGTCTCTAAAAGAGCAGGATCAGACGGAAATAGTAATTAAAAGTAAGGAACTGTACAATTTTTGCGTAGTTTTAGGAATTGCTGTTTTGGCAGTGCTGTTAAGCGAAATGCTAGGGTTTATTCCCTGCGTCACAGCCGCCATGGTATTTTATACAAGACTGTTAAGCAGAGAAAAGTGGACGAAAAGTGTGATTATAGGCGTGGGAATGGGGATTGTTATATATTGTATTTTCGTATTATTTTTAAAGGTCCATTTCCCTAAAGGAATTTTAGGAATTTAA
- a CDS encoding LysR family transcriptional regulator, with the protein MKDLDWKIIVTLYDCKNVTKAANMLYMSQPTLSKNLNRIEAELGEKIIERSNKGIIFTETGEYLAVQALEISKLISETMKHYQELRLGGKVISIGSASSFARYALPKLMSRYNEADKGNGIHYHVQVMTSSEIISLVQRQELKIGFVNGDRDWEDKVLCSVGYGCIISRDPVKLEDLPNLPMICHHRDAYSLKILSNWWRENFKTPFHITYTVSDIETSLKWIAAGMGYGIMYSTALGEDEEFFKIPMEDLDGSPVKRNTWMIYHPNSLKDSNIKKFIDFVSSLYPDQTK; encoded by the coding sequence GTGAAGGATTTGGACTGGAAAATTATTGTAACCTTGTATGACTGTAAAAATGTGACAAAAGCAGCGAATATGCTGTATATGAGCCAGCCTACGTTATCTAAAAATCTGAATCGCATTGAGGCGGAGCTAGGGGAAAAAATTATAGAGCGTTCTAATAAGGGGATTATATTTACAGAAACAGGAGAATATTTGGCTGTGCAGGCCTTGGAGATTTCCAAACTGATTTCTGAGACAATGAAGCATTATCAGGAATTAAGGCTGGGGGGAAAGGTGATTTCTATTGGCTCAGCCTCCAGCTTTGCCAGATATGCTTTGCCTAAGCTGATGAGCAGGTATAATGAGGCGGACAAGGGAAATGGCATCCATTATCATGTACAGGTTATGACCAGCAGCGAGATTATCAGCCTGGTGCAGCGCCAGGAGCTGAAAATTGGTTTTGTAAATGGGGACAGGGACTGGGAGGATAAGGTGCTTTGTTCTGTAGGGTATGGCTGTATTATTTCCAGAGATCCTGTCAAATTGGAGGACTTGCCGAATCTACCTATGATTTGTCATCACAGAGACGCTTATTCTCTTAAAATTTTAAGTAATTGGTGGAGAGAGAACTTTAAAACCCCTTTTCACATTACTTATACAGTTTCAGATATAGAGACAAGCTTAAAGTGGATTGCAGCAGGAATGGGATATGGAATTATGTACAGTACAGCTCTTGGCGAGGACGAGGAGTTTTTTAAAATCCCAATGGAGGATTTAGACGGCAGTCCTGTAAAGAGAAATACGTGGATGATTTACCATCCCAACAGCTTAAAGGATTCAAATATAAAAAAATTTATAGACTTTGTCAGTTCTTTATATCCAGATCAGACAAAATGA